In Rhea pennata isolate bPtePen1 chromosome 8, bPtePen1.pri, whole genome shotgun sequence, one genomic interval encodes:
- the PRPF38A gene encoding pre-mRNA-splicing factor 38A, giving the protein MANRTVKDAHSIHGTNPQYLVEKIIRTRIYESKYWKEECFGLTAELVVDKAMELKYVGGVYGGNIKPTPFLCLTLKMLQIQPEKDIIVEFIKNEDFKYVRMLGALYMRLTGTAIDCYKYLEPLYNDYRKIKSQNRNGEFELMHVDEFIDELLHEERVCDIILPRLQKRYVLEEAEQLEPRVSALEEDMDDVESSEEEEEEDEKLERAPSPDHRRRGYRDLDKPRRSPVVRYRRSRSRSPRRRSRSPKRRSPSPRRERHRSKSPRRHRSRSRERRHRSRSKSPGHHRSHRHRSHSKSPERSKKSHKKSRRGNE; this is encoded by the exons ATGGCGAACCGGACGGTGAAGGACGCGCACAGCATCCACGGCACCAACCCGCAGTACCTGGTGGAGAAGATCATCCGCACCCGCATCTACGAGTCCAAGTACTGGAAGGAGGAGTGCTTCGGCCTCACGG CCGAGCTGGTGGTGGACAAGGCCATGGAGCTCAAGTACGTGGGGGGCGTCTACGGCGGCAACATCAAGCCCACGCCCTTCCTGTGCCTGACGCTGAAGATGCTGCAGATCCAGCCCGAGAAGGACATCATCGTGGAGTTCATAAAAAACGAAGACTTCAA atATGTCCGAATGCTTGGTGCATTGTATATGAGATTGACAGGCACTGCCATTGACTGCTACAAGTATCTTGAACCACTGTACAATGACTATcgaaaaataaaaagtcagaaCAGAAATGGGG aatTTGAACTGATGCATGTGGATGAATTTATTGATGAACTACTCCATGAGGAACGTGTGTGTGATATCATTCTGCCTCGATTACAG AAACGATACGTTCTGGAAGAAGCTGAGCAACTCGAGCCTCGTGTTAGTGCTTTGGAAGAAGACATGGATGATGTGGAGTcaagtgaggaggaggaggaagaagatgaGAAA CTGGAGCGAGCACCCTCTCCGGATCACCGCAGAAGAGGCTACAGAGACCTTGATAAACCCCGCAGATCTCCTGTTGTGCGATACAGGCGGAGCCGAAGCAGGTCTCCAAGAAG ACGAAGCCGCTCTCCAAAGCGAAGAAG CCCATCGCCACGCCGGGAAAGGCATCGCAGCAAAAGCCCAAGACGACACCGGAGCAGATCCAGAGAGAGACGCCACAGATCAAGATCTAAATCTCCAG GGCATCACCGTAGTCACAGGCACAGAAGTCACTCTAAGTCACCTGAAAG ATCTAAGAAAAGCCACAAGAAAAGTCGGCGAGGGAATGAATAA